The Humulus lupulus chromosome 3, drHumLupu1.1, whole genome shotgun sequence genome window below encodes:
- the LOC133824520 gene encoding mitotic-spindle organizing protein 1B-like produces MDAKAAKTARESLDLAFHMSNMLDTGLDRHTLSVLIALCDLGLNPEALAALVKELRTETMSSSSSQT; encoded by the coding sequence ATGGATGCCAAGGCTGCAAAAACTGCTAGGGAATCTCTTGACCTAGCGTTTCACATGTCCAATATGCTTGACACAGGGCTTGATCGTCACACACTTTCTGTGCTCATTGCTCTTTGCGATTTGGGTCTCAACCCTGAGGCTTTGGCTGCCCTCGTCAAGGAACTCCGGACAGAAACCATGTCATCTTCTTCATCTCAGACTTGA
- the LOC133824518 gene encoding uncharacterized protein LOC133824518, with product MKDRYRNRKTLRYEHFEKHYNGPEDWDKVLNNSTNDVNKEEWKQICQLFTSPQFIARSIKNKENRNKQKYSTTQGTKSLAAVRFEKTNPDLIESWKDYHWKKATNDFVNDDARQDYKN from the exons ATGAAAGACCGATACCGTAATAGGAAAACACTAAGATACGAACACTTTGAGAAACACTACAATGGACCGGAGGATTGGGATAAGGTTCTAAATAACTCAACTAATGATGTTAACAAAGAGGAGTGGAAGCAGATCtgtcagttatttacaagtcCACAATTTATTGCCCGCTCCATAAAGAATAAGGAAAATCGGAATAAACAAAAGTATTCTACAACGCAGGGTACAAAATCGTTGGCAGCCGTCCGTTTTGAAAAA acGAACCCGGACCTCATTGAGTCATGGAAGGATTATCATTGGAAGAAAGCAACAAATGATTTCGTGAACGATGATGCtcgccaagattat aaaaactga
- the LOC133825763 gene encoding uncharacterized protein LOC133825763, with amino-acid sequence MPEDIRIHCKELKEKIWNDPYMKEVYVKAPRAYWPHREPTDNADWFRYFYDHNIVERLLSPEYDLTCFYYVHEDAHLHHMETNNRDYNHSIVHHTATCGDVEIKCVQVLIEFGADVHVENYYKDTPLHYAAENGKEECVALLLENGASVTSKNLDDKTPICIARRENHDHILKLLKDVFL; translated from the exons ATGCCAGAAGACATAAGAATTCATTGTAAAGAGCTTAAAGAAAAAATATGGAATGATCCATATATGAAGGAAGTTTATGTTAAAGCACCCAGAGCCTATTGGCCCCATAGAGAACCCACTGACAATGCTGACTGGTTTag GTACTTTTATGATCATAATATTGTGGAAAGGTTATTAAGTCCAGAGTACGACCTAACTTGCTTTTATTATGTTCATGAAGATGCCCACCTTCACCATATGGAAACTAATAATAGGGATTATAATCACTCAATTGTTCATCACACTGCCACATGTGGTGATGTCGAG ATTAAGTGTGTTCAAGTTCTTATTGAGTTTGGAGCCGATGTGCATGTTGAGAATTATTACAAAGACACTCCTTTACATTATGCTGCTGAAAATGGGAAAGAAGAATGTGTGGCACTTCTATTAGAGAACGGAGCTTCTGT CACCTCTAAGAATCTGGATGACAAGACGCCTATTTGCATTGCTCGACGAGAAAACCATGACCACATTCTAAAATTACTCAAGGATGTTTTCTTGTGA
- the LOC133824516 gene encoding uncharacterized protein LOC133824516 translates to MATRRSTCVAVKSGWLLLVKTCCEAYYLYNAVTQEAISLPRKKMLREFGRSINDCFNYFELSLVQERRGRGHFVVYQVDKHIDFKNLILISTWRSAEKGKWKSNKFELGEELNLLNVKYVKKTLYCVFSNGTVHGFNDNDMSLSVVVKSENIPENLCQDFTSGELRILEAKLVADLEAEEVFLVYPNNNWLVLRLDWSNHTWVEEMSLGWRVLFCFHKHFAKSDVSMLSNYGNFKGYICHRNAASPNFDCFPFIRGCPNNLNDHSNDGFKIRWPLHSPEHLMEAFWFHPPTI, encoded by the exons ATGGCAACTCGTAGAAG CACCTGCGTAGCTGTAAAATCAGGTTGGTTGCTACTCGTGAAAACATGTTGCGAAGCTTATTATCTGTACAATGCAGTCACTCAAGAGGCTATTTCTCTTCCCAGAAAGAAAATGTTAAGAGAATTCGGTAGATCCATTAATGATTGCTTCAATTACTTTGAACTAAGTCTCGTCCAAGAACGACGAGGACGAGGACATTTCGTAGTGTATCAGGTTGACAAACACATCGATTTCAAAAACTTAATACTCATAAGCACGTGGCGTAGTGCTGAGAAAGGTAAGTGGAAAAGTAACAAGTTTGAACTAGGTGAGGAGCTGAATCTTCTCAACGTAAAGTACGTCAAGAAAActctttattgtgttttcagtaATGGAACAGTGCATGGTTTCAACGATAATGATATGAGTTTGAGTGTGGTTGTGAAATCAGAGAACATCCCTGAAAATCTGTGCCAAGATTTCACGAGTGGAGAGTTGAGAATACTTGAAGCTAAATTAGTAGCTGATTTGGAAGCAGAAGAGGTTTTCCTAGTGTATCCCAATAATAATTGGCTCGTTTTGAGGTTAGATTGGTCGAACCATACGTGGGTTGAAGAAATGAGTTTGGGCTGGAGAGTGTTGTTTTGTTTCCATAAACATTTTGCCAAATCTGATGTTTCGATGCTCTCAAACTATGGCAACTTCAAAGGCTACATATGCCATCGTAATGCTGCTTCACCTAACTTCGATTGTTTTCCATTCATTAGAGGCTGCCCTAATAATCTCAATGACCACTCTAATGATGGGTTCAAAATTCGGTGGCCTCTCCACTCGCCTGAACATCTCATGGAAGCATTTTGGTTTCATCCACCTACTATATAG
- the LOC133825764 gene encoding uncharacterized protein LOC133825764, which translates to MATNDPNIPEEEILDEEEYPRHPGKQPMVDSDPDEMSEAKKCNEELARLAAEAQAAQAPPPQDTQAPPPQDAQIPPCRPQGRLRKSATTGRAGPPLPPAEQPVPLRPRRGNRDEGPANPTAEAPAGVKCVQVLIEFGANVHVVDYNKDTPLHYAAHYGQKECVAILLENEASITSENMYDKTPIHIARQENHDHVVKLLEGVFL; encoded by the exons ATGGCTACAAATGATCCTAATATCCCTGAGGAGGAGATCCTAGATGAGGAAGAGTACCCTCGGcaccctggaaagcagcctatggtggatTCTGACCCCGATGAGATgagtg AAGCCAAAAAATGCAACGAAGAGCTAGCTAGACTAGCTGCTGAAGCGCAGGCGGCTCAAGCCCCACCTCCGCAAGATACCCAGGCTCCGCCTCCGCAGGACGCTCAAATTCCACCCTGTAGGCCTCAGGGTCGACTGCGTAAAAGCGCGACCACTGGAAGAGCAGGGCCACCTCTGCCACCAGCAGAGCAGCCTGTCCCACTGAGACCCCGGAGGGGTAACCGAGATGAAGgtcctgccaacccaactgcaGAGGCACCAGCCGGA GTTAAGTGTGTTCAAGTTCTTATTGAGTTTGGAGCCAATGTGCATGTTGTGGATTATAACAAAGACACTCCCCTACACTATGCGGCTCATTATGGCCAAAAAGAATGTGTGGCGATTCTATTAGAGAATGAAGCTTCTAT cACCTCTGAGAACATGTATGACAAGACACCCATTCACATTGCTCGACAAGAAAACCATGACCATGTTGTAAAATTGCTTGAGGGGGTTTTCTTGTGA